In the genome of Streptomyces aquilus, the window CGGTGACGCGATGACGTTCATCAGCGTGCTGCGGCTCGGCAGCCGCTGGTTCCCCGCCCGGCGCGGCCCGCTGGTCGCCCAGCTCGCGGGACTGGTCGGCATGGCCGGCAACCTCGTCTCCACCCTGGTGCTGGCCCGGCTGCTGCACGGCATCGGCTGGACGGCCGCCTTCGCGGGCAGCGCGCTCGCCGGCGTGGTGGTGCTGATGCTGCTGCTCCTCTTCCTCAAGGACCACCCCGAGGGCCACGAGCCCGAGCCCGTCCCGCACCAGGGCGCGGCCTACGTACGCCGTCAGATCGCCGCGTCCTGGCGGGAGCCGGGGACCCGGCTCGGGCTGTGGGTGCACTTCACGACCCAGTTCCCGGCGATGGTGTTCCTGCTGCTGTGGGGCCTGCCGTTCCTGGTCGAGGCGCAGGGGCTGTCCCGGGCGACCGCCGGTGAGCTGCTGACCCTCGTCGTGCTGTCCAACATGGTCATAGGGCTCGTCTACGGCCAGGTCGTCGCCCGGCACCACGAGGCGCGGCTGCCGCTGGCGCTCGGGACCGTGGGGGCGACCGCGCTGCTGTGGGCAGTGACGCTGGCGTATCCCGGTGAGCACGCGCCGATGTGGCTGCTGGTGGTGCTGTGCACGGTGCTGGGGGCCTGTGGGCCGGCGTCGATGCTGGGCTTCGACTTCGCGCGGCCGGCGAATCCGCCGGAGCGGCAGGGGACGGCGTCCGGGATCACCAACATGGGCGGGTTCGTCGCCTCGATGACGACGTTGTTCGCGGTGGGCGTGCTGCTGGACGCGACCGGGGACAACTACCGGATCGCGTTCTCCGTGGTGTTCGTGCTCCAGGCGCTGGGAGTCAGTCAGATCCTGCGGCTGCGCAAGCGGGCGATCCGCCGGGAGCGGGAGCGGCTGGTGGCCAGTCGGGTGGAGGCGGTGCACGTACCGGCGTAGGACTGGGGCCTGGGGGCTGGGGGCTTTCGCCCCCAGTACCGCGTCCGCCCGCTACGGCGTCACCGCGAAGTTCCGCAGGATCGCCGCCGTCAGCTGGGGTTCGCCCTCCGCCTTCACCCGGTCCGCCACCTGCTCCGGGGTCACCCGGCCGCAGGCCAGGCGGACATAGGTCTCCCAGTCGAGGGTGAAGGCGGCGGCGGGGCCGAGGGCGGGGGCCGTTTCGAGGGTGCCGCGGCCCTGGATGTCGACGCGGATCGTGCGCAGGAACTCGATGGGTCCGTGCACGTCGAAGACGACCGCCGAACTGCGCGGCGCGTCCGACTTCTCCGCGACCACGGCGGGGAGTTCGGCGAGCAGGTAGTCCCGCGCGATGTGCGCGCCGGGCGAGTCGAGGTTGCCCGGCCGGCCGAGGGCGGCGCGCAGGTCCTGCTCGTGGACCCAGACGTCGAAGGCGTGCCGCCGCATGGACTCCTCGAGCGTCAGTTCGCTGCCGTAGGGGCCGCGCACCTTGGTCCCGGGGTCACGCGACTCGTTGCGGAGCTGGCGGTTGCGGCGGATGATCACGTACTCCAGCTCGGACGTCATCTCCGGCGCCGTGTGGTGGCGGCGGACGTCGACCTGCATCTCCGTGTACCGCTGCTGTTCGTTCGTCACGTGGTAGAGGTCGCGGGGCAGGGTGTGGATCGGGCGCGGGTCGCCGAGCATCTCGCAGTCCAGACCGATGACATGGGAGACCACGTCACGGACCGACCAGGCCGGGCACGGGGTGCGCCGGTTCCACTCTCCTTCCACGAGCGGGCTCACCAGCTCGGATATCGCTTCGATGGAGTGGGTCCAGGCGTCGGCGTAGGGCTGGAGGGTGGGATGCAGACTCACGGAACGGGACCCCTCGGCGGTCGGTACACGGGCAGGTGGTGGCGGCGTTGCCAGCGGGAGGTGGCTGCACTGAGCGGGTGTCTTGAAACTCCCCCAGTTCTCGACTGCGCTCGAACCGGGGGGACCCCCAAGTTACGCTGCTGTGAGGCACCCCGGCAGTGCTTTCGTGTGACGATCGTAGGCCCGTGTGAACGGCTCGAATGCCAGGACGGTGGTAGTGTGCGCGCCTCTCTGATCCAGATCGACGTGAACGAGGACGAATCGGTCGAGTCGCGTCGACGGCGGGTGGGTTCTCTGGTGCGCGGGCAGGCGGGCGCCGATCTCGTCGTCCTCCCCGAACTGTGGACCACCGGCGCCTTCGCCTACGAGGGGTTCGACAGCGACGCGGAGCCGCTGGACGGCCCGACGCACGAGGCGATGGCGAAGGCCGCGAGCGACGCCGGCGTGTGGCTGCACGCGGGCTCGATCCCCGAGCGCGCCGACGACGGGACGCTCTACAACACCTCGCTCGTCTTCTCCCCCTCCGGTGATCTCATCGCCGCCTATCGCAAGATCCACCGCTTCGGCTTCGACAAGGGCGAGGCCGTGCTGATGGGCGCGGGCCGGGAGCTGGTGACGGTCCGGCTGCCCGAGACGACCCTGGGCCTGGGCACCTGCTACGACCTCCGATTCCCCGAACTCTTCCGCGGTCTCGTCGACGCCGGCGCCGAGACCCTGGTCCTCCCCGCGGGCTGGCCGGAGCGCCGCCGGGCGCACTGGACGCTGCTGGCTCAGGCGCGGGCGGTGGAGAACCAGGCGTTCGTGCTCGCGTGTGGAACGGCCGGGACGCACGCGGGAGTTCCACAGGCCGGTCACTCGATCGTGGTCGATCCCTGGGGCGAGGTGCTGGCCGAGGCGGGGGCCGGCGAGGAGATCCTCACGGTCGAGTTCGACCCCGGGAAGGTCGCCACGACCCGTGAACAGTTCCCGGCCCTCAAGGACCGCGTCCTGGGCCTGGAGACCCCGCGCCGGCAGACCCCCTGACGGCGGCTCAGTCCTCCTCGCGTTCCTTCTCCGCCAGGTGGATCACACACACCGCCACCGCGATCAGCAGCGCCGGGTCCGCGTCCTCCCGTACGACGTCCACGCCGTACGTCTCCCGGACGTGCAGCCAGCGGCGCGAGACGACGGCGAGGAGCTCCTCGTCGTACTCGATGGCGAACTCGCGGTCGAGGATCTTGCCGCTGACATCGAGTTCGGTGCTGCCGTCGGCCAGGGAGACCCGGTAGTGGTTGCGGAGCAGGGACAGGCGTTTGCGCTTGATGCGGGCCAGGGGCTCGCCGTCCCGTTCGATCACCATCGTGTCGCGCAGGGCGAACATCTTCTGGTGGATGTCGATGAGGACGCGCCCGCGCGTGTCCTTCAGCTCGAAGGTGTCGCGCAGCCGCATGGCCTTGCCGTCGACGAGGAAGACCTTGTTGCCCTGGTCGTCCTCGATCCAGTAGTCGTCGCCGAAGCCGAGCAGCCGGTCGCGTACGAGGAATCTCATGCCATGACCGGTTCCCCGGACGCCGGGCCGAAACGCCGCCGGTACTCCGACGGGCTGAGCCCGGTCTCGCGCCGCACGCGCGCGCGGAGGTTGGCCGCCGTGCCGAGTCCGCTCCGCGCGGCCACGACGTCGAGACGCTCCTCGCCGCGCTCGATCAGCCGGCAGGCCAGCGCCACCCGTTCCCCCGTCAGCCAGGCGAGCGGGGTCGTCCCCAGCTGGGCCTGGAAGCGGCGGTGCAGCGTGGCGGGGGAGACGGCGGCGCGGGCCGCCAGATCGGCCACGGTCAGCGGTTCGCCCAGCCGCTCCTGCGCCCACGCCAGCAGCGGCCCCAGCGACGCGTCGGCCACCTCGGGGATCGGCCGCTCCACGAACTGACGCTGCCCGCCGTCGCGGTGGGCGGCGAAGACGAGGCGGCGGGAGACGGCGCCCGCGATCTCGGCGCCGTGGTCGCGGCGGATGACGTACAGGCCGAGGTCGAGGGCGGCGGCGCTGCCCGCGGCGGTGAGGATCCCGCCCTCGTCCACGAAGAGCACGTCGGGCTCCAGCCGCACGCGCGGGTGCAGCGCGCGGAACCTCTCGGCCCACATCCAGTGCGTGGTGGCCCGGCGGCCGTCGAGCAGCCCGGCCTCGGCGAGGGCGAAGCTGCCCGTGCAGAAGCTCAGCACGCGTGCCCCGCGCGCGTGGGTGCGGCGGATGGCGTCCAGGACGGCCGGGCCACGCGGTACGACGTTGTCGGGGCGGCCCGGCACGACGAGGGTGTCGGCGCTGTCCACGGCGTCCAGGCCCGCCGTGCCGGTCATCGCGAAGAAGCCGTGGTTCATGTCCACCGCCCGCGTGGGCGTGCACAGGGTCACCTCGTACAGCGGCCCGGGCAGCCCCAGCTCGGGCCGCGGCAGCCCGAACAGCTCGGTGGCGACGCCCACTTCGAAGGGGTTGGTGCCCTCGTCGACGATCACGGCGACCCGGTGCGGCGACTGAGAGGATCGTTGCGGCATATGCGATTCCTAGCACTCGTGAACCGCCGACGGCACCCCGCACGATGACGTCATGGAACCCGAACCCCTCGCACTCTCCGCCGCCCTCGCCTCCTTCACCGACCAGTGGAGCCCCCGCATCGTCACGGCCGTCAACGACTACGACGTCCGCGTCGCCAAGGTCGAGGGCGACCACGTCTGGCACGTCCACGACCACACCGACGAGTTCTTCCTGGTCCTCGACGGCGAACTGCACATCTCCCTGCGGGAGCCGGCCGGTGAGCGCACGGTGGTGCTGCCGAAGGGCTCGGTCCTCACCGTCCCGCGCGGCACCGAGCACAAGCCCTACGCCCCCGTCCCCACCGCGATCCTCCTCTTCGAACCCACCGGCACCCTCACCGTCGGCGACCGCCATGACGACGTACCGGACCATGTGGACGCGACGACCGGGCATGCGCTGGGGTGACTGTCGACCTGCGAGGATGCATCGCCCTTCTCGATTTCCTGAAATAGACAGGGCAGGAAGCCGACTGTCGTGCCTGGGCCGAACGCAACGGGCTGACCGTCCGGAAGGTCCACATAGACAGAGGGCGCTCGGGCTACAAGACCGTTGAGCGCAGGGGCTTCGACGCCGCGCTGGCGGCCGTCACGGCAGGCGTCGTCGGCACGCTGGTCGTCTGGAAACTCGACCGCCTGTCCCGCAAGGGCATCGGCCAGGTGGGCAAGGTGCTGGACGCCATCGAGAAGGCGGGCGGCCGTCTCGTGTCAGTCGTGGACGGTCTCGACACCTCGAACGACTCGGCGCGCATGGTCGTCGCCATGCTCGCTGAGCTCGCTCGGTCCGAGTCCGAGAATCTCGGTACGCGTGTCGGCCATGCCAAGCGCTACCTGCGCAGCAAGGGCCAGTGGATCGGGGGCCAGCCTCCGTACGGACTGCTCATCGACCCGATGACAAAGAAGCTCGTCCACGACCCGGAGCACGCCGATTACGCCCGCCTGATTGCGGATGAAGCGCTCGCCGGAACATCGCTGGTCAAGATCGCCCGGCTCCTCAATGAGTACGAGATCCTCTCGCCGAGAGGCGGGCAATGGAACGCGGCCAGCATCATGCAGCTCCTCCGGTCCCCTGCGTTCGCCGGCCTGATGCCGGAAACCGAGAGCGTCGAGACGGATGACGGCGAGCGGAAATACACGGGCAGGGTCTTCCCGTACCGCGATCCCGAGACGCTGGACACCGTCGAGATCGGCGAGGGGATCATCACGGTCGGCGAGCGTGATCAGATCATCCGCACCCTGGAATCCAGAACGTTCGTGCACGCGGGAAAGCGGCGGCCGAAGCCCGAGGGGACGGCTCTGCTGACGGGGCTCGTCTATTGCGCGGTTCCTGGCTGCGGTCGCCGGATGCATCGTGTGGGCGGCAGCTATCAGTGCATGGCTCGCCGCGCGGGCAACCAGTGCATCGGAGCGTCAGCGTTGGCTAAAGCGGTTGACCAGTACGTGACTGGACAGTTCCTCACCAAGCTTCCGGCGCTCGAACCGGAAGCCCCGTTGCTTGTCGCGATCGCCGACCGCTGGGTTCGCCGGATCGATCCGGAGACATTCGCCAAGCGTGATGCTCTCAACGCTGAGATCCAGGATGAGGAAGCCCGGTTGGCGGACCTTGAAGACGCACGCTACGTGCGTGGTGAGTTCAAGGGCCCTGGGGCTGTTGAACGATACAACCGACTTGTAGAGCGGCTGAGCATGCGCATCGACGGTCTGCGTGGAGAGCTCTACAAGCTGCCGGTGCCGTCCGTGGACGTGTCTCCGATGCTCGACGGCCGCACCTTGCGCGAAGCGTGGACGGGGGCAACAAACGAAGACCGGCGCGATCGGTTGTCTCTCGCCATCGATCGGGTGGAGGTGACCAAGGGAGTTCGAGGCCAGAGGATCATCCCTGAGCAGCGCGTCCACATCCAATGGGCGAGACCGGCAGCTGCGAACACGGCTGGGTGAGCTCATGCGGGTCAGCCTCCCGAGCCGCTGCTCGTCGTCGAGGGCGCCGCGGACCGACTGCCCCTGGTGCTGGCCGGGATGGACCCCGACCAGCCCGCTCAGTAAGGGGTCAGCGGCGGCGCGGGCGCGGGGCCAGCTTGTAGAGGGCCACGCCCGCGGCCGCCAGGGTGGTCGCCGTGACGACCAGGGCCATGCTGTTCATCCACAGGCCGGTCGCGGCCAGGGTGGCGCCTCCGGCACCGGTGGTGCCCGCGCCGATCACTCGTCCGTACATCGTGCTTCTCCTAGGGAAGGTGAGGATTAGGTTGCGACCCACTTCTCCTCGCTGCGGCGCACCATCCCCCACAGCGAGGTGAAGTAGACGGCGTGCTGGAAGAGGTCGTAGAGCATCTCCGGGACCATCAGCGCCGCGACCAGGACGGCCTTGGGGCCGGCCCGCCGTACGGAGACCGTCTTCTCGACGACGAAGATCAGGCCGATCCCCGTCCAGAACGGGGAGAAGCCCGGCCAGCCGTACAGCGTGGTGAACGTGGTCATGTAGACGAGGTAGACCAGGAACGACAGCGCGCCGAAGCCCATCAGGACCTGCTGGGCGAAGTAGCGGGCGGTGACCTTGGTCCAGCCGTAGTCGCGCAGGTTCTCCAGGGCGCCGCGCTGCCAGCGCAGCCGCTGGTGCCACAGCTTGCCCAGCGTCGGCATGACCTCGGTGGTGACCGCGCAGCCGGCCGGGGACATGGCCCGGTAGCCGAGGGTCTTGACCGCCTTGGTCATCTCGTCGTCCTCGGTGAGCGAGGCGAGGCTGTAGTAGCCGCTGCCGCCGCCGATCACCCCGGCGCGGCGGGCCGCCCGCACCTCGCGCAGCACCCGGGCGCGGAACATGGTGCCGGTGCCGGTGAGGACCTGGGCCTTGCCGCCGGTGCGCTCCAGTTCCCAGGCGTAGCGGTGGAACTCCATGCGCTGGAGCAGACCGAGGAGGCCGCCGCCGTCCTCGCCGTAGAAGACCCCGCCGACGGCGCCGACCTTGCGGTTGAAGGTGGCGAGCGCGGTCTCGGCGAAGGTCGGGTCGAGGACGGTGTCGGCGTCCTGGACCAGCAGCAGGTCGCGGTCGTCGAGGTGGGGCAGCATCCAGGCGATGGCCTGGTTGAGGGCGCCGGCCTTCTTGTGGGTGTTGCCCTGGGTGTGGAACACCTGGGCGCCGTGCGCGACGGCGATCTCGGCGGTGTCGTCCGTGCAGTTGTCGCAGACCACCACGACGAGGTCGGGGCGCCGGGTCTGGTCGCGCAGGCCGTCGATGGCGGCGCCGATGCGGTCCGCCTCGTTGTGCGCCGGGATCAGGACGGCGAGCCGGGGGCGGGTGGGCGGCTCCTCGGGGGCCGCGTGGGCGCGGCGGGCCGCATGCCGGGGCACCTGGTGCGGTCTCGGACCGCTCGGCGCCGCGAGGTCGAGCACGCCGGGCCCCCTGGTGCGAAGTCTTGCGAGGACGGGGCTCGGTACCACTCACCCCCCGAGCCCCTGAGTCCTCGCAAGTCTTCACGAAATCCATACAAGCCGACAAGCAGTCCGGGGTAACGGACTGCTCACGGTTGTCTGGATATTTCCTGTGAGCCCAATTGATGACGAGCTGTCAGGAACACCCCGCTGTCAGTACTCCCTGCGATGCCGTGCCTCTTCGTCGACGACCGGCGTGGCGGGCGGCACCACGACCCGCCTGCGCCGCGCGATGCTGCTGAAGGTGCTGACCCCGATCAGTCCGACGATCATCAGGATGATCCCGACCAGATCGAGGTTGACCCCCTGCATGTCCCAGTCCGTCGCGAACGTGAGGATGGCTCCCGCGGCGATGAGGATGATGCATCCGCCGAGGCCCATGTGTGTCGCCTCCCCTGCATGACGTTTCCGTCAGGGGCGGGTACCCAACCGGGGAAAGCTATCCCTCCCGTTCCTGACGGCTATCCCTCCAGGAACGCCACCAGCGCGTTGGCCAGCAGATGCGGGTCGTCCGCGCCGCACAGTTCGCGGGCGCTGTGCATGGACAGGATGGCGACACCGATGTCGACCGTCTTGATGCCGTGCCGGGCCGCGGTGATCGGGCCGATGGTGGTGCCGCAGGGCATGGAGTTGTTGGAGACGAAGGTCTGGAAGGGCACGTCCGCCTTCGCGCAGGCGGCGGCGAACACCGCGCGCCCCGAACCGTCCGTCGCATAGCGGTTGTTGACGTTGACCTTGAGGATCGGGCCGCCGTTGACCCGCGGGTGGTGCGTCGGGTCGTGCCGCTCGGCGTAGTTGGGGTGGACCGCGTGGCCCGTGTCGGAGGACAGACAGACGGTGCCCGCGAACGCTCTGGCCCGGTCCTCGTACGACCCGCCGCGCGCGAACACCGAACGCTCCAGCACACTGCCGAGCAGCGGCCCGTCCGCACCCGTGTCGGACTGCGAGCCGTTCTCCTCGTGGTCGAAGGCGGCGAGTACGGGGATGTAGCCGAGGTCCGAGCCGGCCGCGACCGCGGTCAGCGCGGCCACCCCGGCGTGCACGGACAGCAGGTTGTCCATGCGCGGCCCGGCCACCAGCTCCTGGTCGCGGCCCAGGTAGGCGGGCGGCTCGACGGAGTGGACCATCAGGTCCCAGCCGGTGACCTCGCCCGCGCCGAGCCCTTCCTCCGCCTCCAGGAACGCGATCAGATCGCCCTCGCGGACGTCGTCGCCGAGCCCCCAGATGGGCTGAAGATGCCGCTGCTTGTCGAGCTTGAGCCCCTCCGCCGACACCGAGCGGTCCAGGTGGATGGCGAGCTGC includes:
- a CDS encoding MFS transporter, which produces MRSETLPGDPPGGRRAMAVWGIGVSVYFVAVIFRTSLGVAGLDAADRFHVNASALSTFSILQLLVYAGMQIPVGLLVDRLGTKKVLTIGVVLFTAGQLGFAFSPSYGMALASRALLGCGDAMTFISVLRLGSRWFPARRGPLVAQLAGLVGMAGNLVSTLVLARLLHGIGWTAAFAGSALAGVVVLMLLLLFLKDHPEGHEPEPVPHQGAAYVRRQIAASWREPGTRLGLWVHFTTQFPAMVFLLLWGLPFLVEAQGLSRATAGELLTLVVLSNMVIGLVYGQVVARHHEARLPLALGTVGATALLWAVTLAYPGEHAPMWLLVVLCTVLGACGPASMLGFDFARPANPPERQGTASGITNMGGFVASMTTLFAVGVLLDATGDNYRIAFSVVFVLQALGVSQILRLRKRAIRRERERLVASRVEAVHVPA
- a CDS encoding maleylpyruvate isomerase family mycothiol-dependent enzyme, with the protein product MSLHPTLQPYADAWTHSIEAISELVSPLVEGEWNRRTPCPAWSVRDVVSHVIGLDCEMLGDPRPIHTLPRDLYHVTNEQQRYTEMQVDVRRHHTAPEMTSELEYVIIRRNRQLRNESRDPGTKVRGPYGSELTLEESMRRHAFDVWVHEQDLRAALGRPGNLDSPGAHIARDYLLAELPAVVAEKSDAPRSSAVVFDVHGPIEFLRTIRVDIQGRGTLETAPALGPAAAFTLDWETYVRLACGRVTPEQVADRVKAEGEPQLTAAILRNFAVTP
- a CDS encoding carbon-nitrogen family hydrolase produces the protein MRASLIQIDVNEDESVESRRRRVGSLVRGQAGADLVVLPELWTTGAFAYEGFDSDAEPLDGPTHEAMAKAASDAGVWLHAGSIPERADDGTLYNTSLVFSPSGDLIAAYRKIHRFGFDKGEAVLMGAGRELVTVRLPETTLGLGTCYDLRFPELFRGLVDAGAETLVLPAGWPERRRAHWTLLAQARAVENQAFVLACGTAGTHAGVPQAGHSIVVDPWGEVLAEAGAGEEILTVEFDPGKVATTREQFPALKDRVLGLETPRRQTP
- a CDS encoding LURP-one-related/scramblase family protein — translated: MRFLVRDRLLGFGDDYWIEDDQGNKVFLVDGKAMRLRDTFELKDTRGRVLIDIHQKMFALRDTMVIERDGEPLARIKRKRLSLLRNHYRVSLADGSTELDVSGKILDREFAIEYDEELLAVVSRRWLHVRETYGVDVVREDADPALLIAVAVCVIHLAEKEREED
- a CDS encoding GlxA family transcriptional regulator, which codes for MPQRSSQSPHRVAVIVDEGTNPFEVGVATELFGLPRPELGLPGPLYEVTLCTPTRAVDMNHGFFAMTGTAGLDAVDSADTLVVPGRPDNVVPRGPAVLDAIRRTHARGARVLSFCTGSFALAEAGLLDGRRATTHWMWAERFRALHPRVRLEPDVLFVDEGGILTAAGSAAALDLGLYVIRRDHGAEIAGAVSRRLVFAAHRDGGQRQFVERPIPEVADASLGPLLAWAQERLGEPLTVADLAARAAVSPATLHRRFQAQLGTTPLAWLTGERVALACRLIERGEERLDVVAARSGLGTAANLRARVRRETGLSPSEYRRRFGPASGEPVMA
- a CDS encoding cupin domain-containing protein, producing MEPEPLALSAALASFTDQWSPRIVTAVNDYDVRVAKVEGDHVWHVHDHTDEFFLVLDGELHISLREPAGERTVVLPKGSVLTVPRGTEHKPYAPVPTAILLFEPTGTLTVGDRHDDVPDHVDATTGHALG
- a CDS encoding recombinase family protein, translating into MTKKLVHDPEHADYARLIADEALAGTSLVKIARLLNEYEILSPRGGQWNAASIMQLLRSPAFAGLMPETESVETDDGERKYTGRVFPYRDPETLDTVEIGEGIITVGERDQIIRTLESRTFVHAGKRRPKPEGTALLTGLVYCAVPGCGRRMHRVGGSYQCMARRAGNQCIGASALAKAVDQYVTGQFLTKLPALEPEAPLLVAIADRWVRRIDPETFAKRDALNAEIQDEEARLADLEDARYVRGEFKGPGAVERYNRLVERLSMRIDGLRGELYKLPVPSVDVSPMLDGRTLREAWTGATNEDRRDRLSLAIDRVEVTKGVRGQRIIPEQRVHIQWARPAAANTAG
- a CDS encoding glycosyltransferase codes for the protein MPRHAARRAHAAPEEPPTRPRLAVLIPAHNEADRIGAAIDGLRDQTRRPDLVVVVCDNCTDDTAEIAVAHGAQVFHTQGNTHKKAGALNQAIAWMLPHLDDRDLLLVQDADTVLDPTFAETALATFNRKVGAVGGVFYGEDGGGLLGLLQRMEFHRYAWELERTGGKAQVLTGTGTMFRARVLREVRAARRAGVIGGGSGYYSLASLTEDDEMTKAVKTLGYRAMSPAGCAVTTEVMPTLGKLWHQRLRWQRGALENLRDYGWTKVTARYFAQQVLMGFGALSFLVYLVYMTTFTTLYGWPGFSPFWTGIGLIFVVEKTVSVRRAGPKAVLVAALMVPEMLYDLFQHAVYFTSLWGMVRRSEEKWVAT
- a CDS encoding DUF6458 family protein; amino-acid sequence: MGLGGCIILIAAGAILTFATDWDMQGVNLDLVGIILMIVGLIGVSTFSSIARRRRVVVPPATPVVDEEARHRREY
- a CDS encoding M18 family aminopeptidase, yielding MSEPSRFDRGHTDDLMSFLAASPSPYHAVANAAERLEKAGFRQVAETDAWDAETSAASAAGSGGRYVLRGGAIVAWYVPEGAAPHTPFRIVGAHTDSPNLRVKPLPDAGAHGWRQVAVEIYGGPLLNSWLDRDLGLSGRLTLRDGSTRLVNVGRPLLRVPQLAIHLDRSVSAEGLKLDKQRHLQPIWGLGDDVREGDLIAFLEAEEGLGAGEVTGWDLMVHSVEPPAYLGRDQELVAGPRMDNLLSVHAGVAALTAVAAGSDLGYIPVLAAFDHEENGSQSDTGADGPLLGSVLERSVFARGGSYEDRARAFAGTVCLSSDTGHAVHPNYAERHDPTHHPRVNGGPILKVNVNNRYATDGSGRAVFAAACAKADVPFQTFVSNNSMPCGTTIGPITAARHGIKTVDIGVAILSMHSARELCGADDPHLLANALVAFLEG